Genomic DNA from Actinomycetota bacterium:
GGCGCTGATGCCCGAGCGCGAGACGGCGGAGCTCCTCGGCCTGGTCCTGTCGGGGCACCCGAATCCCAAGCGGCTCTTCACAACCGATGGCGTGGCGCCCCTGCTTCGCAAGAGCGTGCCGATCCGTTCTCCCGAGGAGGTGAGGAACCGGTGAACGATCCCCGGAGCCTCATCGCCGAAGTGGGGCTGCTCGCTGCCGAGGGCACGCACGACCCCGGACTGCCGCCGGCGGGGCTCAAGCGTGCACCGCGAGGCGTCGACGGGCTCACGACCGAGCATCTCATCATCAACATGGGCCCCCAGCACCCCTCCACGCACGGCGTCTTGCGTCTCATCATCGAGGTCGACGGCGAGGAGGTCGTTGCGGCCGAAACCTCGCTCGGCTACTTGCATCGTGGCATTGAGAAGCTGGCGGAAAGCCGCCGGTTCAACCAGCTCGGCACGCTCATGGACCGCGGCGACTACGTCTCCGGCATGCACGGCGAGCAGGCAGCGGCGCTTGCGACCGAGAAGCTGCTCGCGGTCGAGGTCCCGCGCAAGGCCGCATGGATTCGCGTGCTCGTCGCAGAGCTCACGCGCATCGCGAGCCACCTCGTGTGGTTCGGGACGTTCGGCCTGGACACCGGTGCGATGGGGCAGTTCCTCTACGCGATGCGTGACCGCGAGGCGCTCCTCGACATTCTCGAAGCCATCAGTGGCCAAAGAATGATGTTCAACTACATTCGCCCGGGTGGAGTTCTTGCCGACTTGCCGGTTGGAGTCGATGCGGCGATCATCGCGTTCTGTGACAGCTTCGATCGCTACCTCGAGGAGCACCACGCACTTCTTGGCGGGAACGAGATCTTCCAACACCGCGTCAAGGGAATCGGCGTCATCGACCGCGACACGGCCGTGGCGTTCGGTCTCACCGGCGCGAACCTTCGCGCAGCGGGACTCGGCTTCGACGTGCGCCGGGACCGCCCATACGACGCGTACCCGGAGATGGAGTTCGACATTCCCGTCGGCGCCGTCGGTGACGCGTGGGACCGCTATATGGTCCGCATGGAAGAGATGCGCCAGGCTGTCCGGATCGTTCGCCAGTGCGTCGCGGGGATGCCTGACGGTGAGTTCATGGCGAAAGTGCCCAAGGTGCTGCGGCCCGCCGCCGGTGAGGCCTACGCCTCGGTCGAGTCGTCTCGCGGCGAGACCGGCGTGCACATCTTGTCGGACGGATCCGACACACCCTACCGCTACCACTATCGCGGCCCGTCGCTCTTCGCCGCGCAGGCGCTCGAGGAGATTTTGCCGGGGCACCTGCTCGCCGATGTCGTCATGATCATCGGCTCGACCGACATCATGCTCGGGGAGGTGGATCGGTGAGCCCGGCGCTGGTGGTCATATTGCGCATTGCTGCCGCCCTCGGGCTAATGCTCGCCAACGGTGTCGTGCTCATCTACATGCTGCGCAAGGTCCTTGGCCATCTGCACGTGCGAATCGGCCCCGCGCATGTGGGCCCGAAGGGCATTCTGCAGACCACGATGGACGTGCTCAAGCTCCTGACCAAGGAAGACATCACGCCGAGCGCGGTCGACAAGGCACTCTTCTTCATCGCGCCCGCGGCGGTGTTCGTCCCCTCGCTCGCGGCCTACGCCGCACTGCCGTTCGGCGGCACATGGCGCATCACGAACCTCGACACCGGACTGCTCTACACGTTCGCTGCGCTCTCGCTCGTGCCGATCGGGATACTGATGGCCGGGTGGGCGAGCGCGAACAAGTGGTCGCTCCTTGGCGGGATGCGTGCCGCAGCGCAGCAGATCGCCTACGAGGTGCCGCTGTTGCTGTCGGTCCTGCCTATCGTGATGTTCACCGGCACGCTCAACCTCGGCGAGATCGTGCAATCGCAAGGGGGCCTGTGGCTCGGCGTGGTCCCGCGCTGGCACATCACGTTCCCGCTGTTCTGGCCGACGTTCCTCATCTTCTGCATCGCGGCACTCGTCGAGCTCAACCAAACACCGTTCGACATGTCCGAGGCGGAGTCCGAGCTCGTCGCGGGCTTCGCGTCCGAGTACTCGGCGATGAAGTTCGGACTGCTGTTCCTGTCGGAGTTCTCGAACCAGTTCATCGTCTCGGCGCTGGCGGTCGTGCTCTTCTTCGGCGGGGGGATGATCCCGTGGGCGCCGCAGTCGTGGTACGCGGCGGTGCCGATTCTCGCCCCGGCGGCGTTCATCATCAAGACCTACATCGGGATCTTCGTGATGATGTGGATTCGCGGGACTTTCCCGCGCGTGCGTATCGATCAGCTCATGTCGCTCGGGTGGAAGTGGCTTATCCCCGCGTCGCTCGGGTGGATCCTGGTCACGGGTCTGATCGTGAAGCTCACGCAGGGGGTGGGCTGACGATGTGGGGGACCGGACTACTCAACGGACTGCGCATCACCCTGCTGAACATGATGCGCGGGCCTATCACCGTGAGGTACCCCTACGAGAAGCTCCAGCTTCCCGAACGTGCACGTTGGGCTGTACAGCTGAAGCTCGCCGAGGACGGATCGCACACGTGCACGGCATGCATGACCTGCGTGCGCATCTGCCCCGACCACATCCTCGACCTCGAGATCACGACCGCCGAGGACAAGTCGAAGCACATCGACCGGTTTCTCTACGAACTTGGCGCATGCATGATGTGTGGGTTGTGCGTCGAGGCGTGCCCGTTCGACGCGATCGAGATGGGGCAGGACTACGAGCTCGCGGTGACGGACCCCGCGCTGCTCGTCACGAGCCTGATCGAGGACGTCGATGCGGCCTCGCCGCGGCGCGACAAGGTGGTGAACGCCGATGGCTGAGACGGTGAACGCGGTCGCATTCGGGTTGCTCGCGCTCGCTGCGGTGGGCGGTGCGATCGGCGTGCTCTCGTCGCCCAACGTCGTGCATGCCGCATTCTGGCTCCTCGAGTTCATGCTCGCGGTGGCCGGGCTGTTC
This window encodes:
- a CDS encoding 4Fe-4S binding protein, whose amino-acid sequence is MWGTGLLNGLRITLLNMMRGPITVRYPYEKLQLPERARWAVQLKLAEDGSHTCTACMTCVRICPDHILDLEITTAEDKSKHIDRFLYELGACMMCGLCVEACPFDAIEMGQDYELAVTDPALLVTSLIEDVDAASPRRDKVVNADG
- a CDS encoding NADH-quinone oxidoreductase subunit H, which codes for MSPALVVILRIAAALGLMLANGVVLIYMLRKVLGHLHVRIGPAHVGPKGILQTTMDVLKLLTKEDITPSAVDKALFFIAPAAVFVPSLAAYAALPFGGTWRITNLDTGLLYTFAALSLVPIGILMAGWASANKWSLLGGMRAAAQQIAYEVPLLLSVLPIVMFTGTLNLGEIVQSQGGLWLGVVPRWHITFPLFWPTFLIFCIAALVELNQTPFDMSEAESELVAGFASEYSAMKFGLLFLSEFSNQFIVSALAVVLFFGGGMIPWAPQSWYAAVPILAPAAFIIKTYIGIFVMMWIRGTFPRVRIDQLMSLGWKWLIPASLGWILVTGLIVKLTQGVG
- a CDS encoding NADH-quinone oxidoreductase subunit D, which codes for MNDPRSLIAEVGLLAAEGTHDPGLPPAGLKRAPRGVDGLTTEHLIINMGPQHPSTHGVLRLIIEVDGEEVVAAETSLGYLHRGIEKLAESRRFNQLGTLMDRGDYVSGMHGEQAAALATEKLLAVEVPRKAAWIRVLVAELTRIASHLVWFGTFGLDTGAMGQFLYAMRDREALLDILEAISGQRMMFNYIRPGGVLADLPVGVDAAIIAFCDSFDRYLEEHHALLGGNEIFQHRVKGIGVIDRDTAVAFGLTGANLRAAGLGFDVRRDRPYDAYPEMEFDIPVGAVGDAWDRYMVRMEEMRQAVRIVRQCVAGMPDGEFMAKVPKVLRPAAGEAYASVESSRGETGVHILSDGSDTPYRYHYRGPSLFAAQALEEILPGHLLADVVMIIGSTDIMLGEVDR